A region from the Falco rusticolus isolate bFalRus1 chromosome 4, bFalRus1.pri, whole genome shotgun sequence genome encodes:
- the PALM gene encoding paralemmin-1 isoform X1: protein MRCIRNRLEELPWDRQGWDSHTADTGWKSLSLLTGAHETRVVEASTLQQERLQAIAEKRKRQTEIENKRRQLEDDRRQLQHLKSKALRERWLLEGAPASASEEDEAMKKQMQEDEVKTRELEETIQRLEKELETLENGSSAASTRENLAEVAAPAKEEKAEPIPNTQKSPLGTVKAEKVSSSPMKAVEGTDMMKAAMYSVEITVEKDRVTGETKVLSSTTLLPQNHCLQGVKVYEDELKVVHAVSAEDGALQNGAHPLSSSEVDELLHKADEATLSEATGREAPAKVGEGAGSSPASQKPTPRREITGLQAKPRESTVVLPPGEGTEPSREQPVTMIFMGYQNVEDEDETKKVLGLEGTIKAELVVIEDAESKPEPAHKDHAPPNGTALEPAAAQPPGEESPAGQKPGTNATDAKEAEQETDVKKQRCKCCTVM from the exons GGTTGTGGAGGCCAGCACCCTTCAACAGGAGAGGCTGCAGGCCATCGCG GAGAAGCGGAAACGTCAGACAGAGATCGAGAACAAAAGGCGGCAGCTCGAGGATGACAGgcggcagctgcagcacctcaag TCCAAGGCTCTGCGGGAGAGatggctgctggagggggcCCCAGCCTCAGCCTCCGAGGAGGACGAGGCCATGAAGAAGCAGATGCAGGAGGACGAGGTGAAGAccagggagctggaggaaaCCATCCAGAG gctggagaaggagctggagacGCTGGAGAACGGCAGCTCGGCAGCTTCCACCAGGGAGAACCTGGCAGAGGTGGCAGCGCCGGccaaggaggagaaggcagagccCATCCCCAACACACAGAAG agtcCCCTGGGCACGGTCAAGG CCGAGAAGGTCTCCAGCAGCCCCATGAAGGCGGTGGAAGGCACTGACATGATGAAGGCAG CCATGTACTCGGTGGAGATCACGGTGGAGAAGGACAGAGTGACTGGGGAGACCAAGGTCCTGTCCAGCaccaccctgctcccccagaACCACTGTCTGCAGGGGGTCAAAGTGTACGAGGATGAGCTGAAAG TGGTGCACGCGGTGAGCGCCGAGGATGGGGCCCTGCAGAACGGGGCGCACCCCCTCAGCTCCTCCGAGGTCGACGAGCTCCTGCACAAGGCAGATGAGGCCACCCTGAGCGAAGCCACTGGGCGCGAAGCCCCGGCCAAGGTGGGCGAGGGGGCCGGCAGCAGCCCGGCCAGCCAGAAGCCAACGCCGCGGCGGGAGATCACGGGGCTGCAAGCCAAACCACGGGAGAGCACGGTGGTACTGCCGCCGGGAGAGGGGACGGAGCCCAGCCGTGAGCAGCCCGTCACCATGATCTTCATGGGCTACCAGAATGTGGAGGATGAGGACGAGACCAAGaaggtgctggggctggagggcacCATCAAGGCCGAGCTGGTGGTGATCGAGGACGCCGAGAGCAAGCCGGAGCCGGCGCACAAGGACCATGCGCCGCCCAATGGCACCGCGCTGGAGCCCGCGGCCGCCCAGCCGCCCGGTGAGGAGAGCCCGGCTGGGCAGAAGCCGGGTACCAACGCCACAGACGCCAAGGAGGCCGAGCAGGAGACGGACGTGAAGAAGCAGCGCTGCAAGTGCTGCACGGTGATGTGA
- the PALM gene encoding paralemmin-1 isoform X2, which translates to MVGNGSISRAGKSWRAKAERGVVEASTLQQERLQAIAEKRKRQTEIENKRRQLEDDRRQLQHLKSKALRERWLLEGAPASASEEDEAMKKQMQEDEVKTRELEETIQRLEKELETLENGSSAASTRENLAEVAAPAKEEKAEPIPNTQKSPLGTVKAEKVSSSPMKAVEGTDMMKAAMYSVEITVEKDRVTGETKVLSSTTLLPQNHCLQGVKVYEDELKVVHAVSAEDGALQNGAHPLSSSEVDELLHKADEATLSEATGREAPAKVGEGAGSSPASQKPTPRREITGLQAKPRESTVVLPPGEGTEPSREQPVTMIFMGYQNVEDEDETKKVLGLEGTIKAELVVIEDAESKPEPAHKDHAPPNGTALEPAAAQPPGEESPAGQKPGTNATDAKEAEQETDVKKQRCKCCTVM; encoded by the exons GGTTGTGGAGGCCAGCACCCTTCAACAGGAGAGGCTGCAGGCCATCGCG GAGAAGCGGAAACGTCAGACAGAGATCGAGAACAAAAGGCGGCAGCTCGAGGATGACAGgcggcagctgcagcacctcaag TCCAAGGCTCTGCGGGAGAGatggctgctggagggggcCCCAGCCTCAGCCTCCGAGGAGGACGAGGCCATGAAGAAGCAGATGCAGGAGGACGAGGTGAAGAccagggagctggaggaaaCCATCCAGAG gctggagaaggagctggagacGCTGGAGAACGGCAGCTCGGCAGCTTCCACCAGGGAGAACCTGGCAGAGGTGGCAGCGCCGGccaaggaggagaaggcagagccCATCCCCAACACACAGAAG agtcCCCTGGGCACGGTCAAGG CCGAGAAGGTCTCCAGCAGCCCCATGAAGGCGGTGGAAGGCACTGACATGATGAAGGCAG CCATGTACTCGGTGGAGATCACGGTGGAGAAGGACAGAGTGACTGGGGAGACCAAGGTCCTGTCCAGCaccaccctgctcccccagaACCACTGTCTGCAGGGGGTCAAAGTGTACGAGGATGAGCTGAAAG TGGTGCACGCGGTGAGCGCCGAGGATGGGGCCCTGCAGAACGGGGCGCACCCCCTCAGCTCCTCCGAGGTCGACGAGCTCCTGCACAAGGCAGATGAGGCCACCCTGAGCGAAGCCACTGGGCGCGAAGCCCCGGCCAAGGTGGGCGAGGGGGCCGGCAGCAGCCCGGCCAGCCAGAAGCCAACGCCGCGGCGGGAGATCACGGGGCTGCAAGCCAAACCACGGGAGAGCACGGTGGTACTGCCGCCGGGAGAGGGGACGGAGCCCAGCCGTGAGCAGCCCGTCACCATGATCTTCATGGGCTACCAGAATGTGGAGGATGAGGACGAGACCAAGaaggtgctggggctggagggcacCATCAAGGCCGAGCTGGTGGTGATCGAGGACGCCGAGAGCAAGCCGGAGCCGGCGCACAAGGACCATGCGCCGCCCAATGGCACCGCGCTGGAGCCCGCGGCCGCCCAGCCGCCCGGTGAGGAGAGCCCGGCTGGGCAGAAGCCGGGTACCAACGCCACAGACGCCAAGGAGGCCGAGCAGGAGACGGACGTGAAGAAGCAGCGCTGCAAGTGCTGCACGGTGATGTGA
- the PALM gene encoding paralemmin-1 isoform X3 has product MRCIRNRLEELPWDRQGWDSHTADTGWKSLSLLTGAHETRVVEASTLQQERLQAIAEKRKRQTEIENKRRQLEDDRRQLQHLKSKALRERWLLEGAPASASEEDEAMKKQMQEDEVKTRELEETIQRLEKELETLENGSSAASTRENLAEVAAPAKEEKAEPIPNTQKSPLGTVKAEKVSSSPMKAVEGTDMMKAVVHAVSAEDGALQNGAHPLSSSEVDELLHKADEATLSEATGREAPAKVGEGAGSSPASQKPTPRREITGLQAKPRESTVVLPPGEGTEPSREQPVTMIFMGYQNVEDEDETKKVLGLEGTIKAELVVIEDAESKPEPAHKDHAPPNGTALEPAAAQPPGEESPAGQKPGTNATDAKEAEQETDVKKQRCKCCTVM; this is encoded by the exons GGTTGTGGAGGCCAGCACCCTTCAACAGGAGAGGCTGCAGGCCATCGCG GAGAAGCGGAAACGTCAGACAGAGATCGAGAACAAAAGGCGGCAGCTCGAGGATGACAGgcggcagctgcagcacctcaag TCCAAGGCTCTGCGGGAGAGatggctgctggagggggcCCCAGCCTCAGCCTCCGAGGAGGACGAGGCCATGAAGAAGCAGATGCAGGAGGACGAGGTGAAGAccagggagctggaggaaaCCATCCAGAG gctggagaaggagctggagacGCTGGAGAACGGCAGCTCGGCAGCTTCCACCAGGGAGAACCTGGCAGAGGTGGCAGCGCCGGccaaggaggagaaggcagagccCATCCCCAACACACAGAAG agtcCCCTGGGCACGGTCAAGG CCGAGAAGGTCTCCAGCAGCCCCATGAAGGCGGTGGAAGGCACTGACATGATGAAGGCAG TGGTGCACGCGGTGAGCGCCGAGGATGGGGCCCTGCAGAACGGGGCGCACCCCCTCAGCTCCTCCGAGGTCGACGAGCTCCTGCACAAGGCAGATGAGGCCACCCTGAGCGAAGCCACTGGGCGCGAAGCCCCGGCCAAGGTGGGCGAGGGGGCCGGCAGCAGCCCGGCCAGCCAGAAGCCAACGCCGCGGCGGGAGATCACGGGGCTGCAAGCCAAACCACGGGAGAGCACGGTGGTACTGCCGCCGGGAGAGGGGACGGAGCCCAGCCGTGAGCAGCCCGTCACCATGATCTTCATGGGCTACCAGAATGTGGAGGATGAGGACGAGACCAAGaaggtgctggggctggagggcacCATCAAGGCCGAGCTGGTGGTGATCGAGGACGCCGAGAGCAAGCCGGAGCCGGCGCACAAGGACCATGCGCCGCCCAATGGCACCGCGCTGGAGCCCGCGGCCGCCCAGCCGCCCGGTGAGGAGAGCCCGGCTGGGCAGAAGCCGGGTACCAACGCCACAGACGCCAAGGAGGCCGAGCAGGAGACGGACGTGAAGAAGCAGCGCTGCAAGTGCTGCACGGTGATGTGA
- the PALM gene encoding paralemmin-1 isoform X4, with the protein MEVVEASTLQQERLQAIAEKRKRQTEIENKRRQLEDDRRQLQHLKSKALRERWLLEGAPASASEEDEAMKKQMQEDEVKTRELEETIQRLEKELETLENGSSAASTRENLAEVAAPAKEEKAEPIPNTQKSPLGTVKAEKVSSSPMKAVEGTDMMKAAMYSVEITVEKDRVTGETKVLSSTTLLPQNHCLQGVKVYEDELKVVHAVSAEDGALQNGAHPLSSSEVDELLHKADEATLSEATGREAPAKVGEGAGSSPASQKPTPRREITGLQAKPRESTVVLPPGEGTEPSREQPVTMIFMGYQNVEDEDETKKVLGLEGTIKAELVVIEDAESKPEPAHKDHAPPNGTALEPAAAQPPGEESPAGQKPGTNATDAKEAEQETDVKKQRCKCCTVM; encoded by the exons GGTTGTGGAGGCCAGCACCCTTCAACAGGAGAGGCTGCAGGCCATCGCG GAGAAGCGGAAACGTCAGACAGAGATCGAGAACAAAAGGCGGCAGCTCGAGGATGACAGgcggcagctgcagcacctcaag TCCAAGGCTCTGCGGGAGAGatggctgctggagggggcCCCAGCCTCAGCCTCCGAGGAGGACGAGGCCATGAAGAAGCAGATGCAGGAGGACGAGGTGAAGAccagggagctggaggaaaCCATCCAGAG gctggagaaggagctggagacGCTGGAGAACGGCAGCTCGGCAGCTTCCACCAGGGAGAACCTGGCAGAGGTGGCAGCGCCGGccaaggaggagaaggcagagccCATCCCCAACACACAGAAG agtcCCCTGGGCACGGTCAAGG CCGAGAAGGTCTCCAGCAGCCCCATGAAGGCGGTGGAAGGCACTGACATGATGAAGGCAG CCATGTACTCGGTGGAGATCACGGTGGAGAAGGACAGAGTGACTGGGGAGACCAAGGTCCTGTCCAGCaccaccctgctcccccagaACCACTGTCTGCAGGGGGTCAAAGTGTACGAGGATGAGCTGAAAG TGGTGCACGCGGTGAGCGCCGAGGATGGGGCCCTGCAGAACGGGGCGCACCCCCTCAGCTCCTCCGAGGTCGACGAGCTCCTGCACAAGGCAGATGAGGCCACCCTGAGCGAAGCCACTGGGCGCGAAGCCCCGGCCAAGGTGGGCGAGGGGGCCGGCAGCAGCCCGGCCAGCCAGAAGCCAACGCCGCGGCGGGAGATCACGGGGCTGCAAGCCAAACCACGGGAGAGCACGGTGGTACTGCCGCCGGGAGAGGGGACGGAGCCCAGCCGTGAGCAGCCCGTCACCATGATCTTCATGGGCTACCAGAATGTGGAGGATGAGGACGAGACCAAGaaggtgctggggctggagggcacCATCAAGGCCGAGCTGGTGGTGATCGAGGACGCCGAGAGCAAGCCGGAGCCGGCGCACAAGGACCATGCGCCGCCCAATGGCACCGCGCTGGAGCCCGCGGCCGCCCAGCCGCCCGGTGAGGAGAGCCCGGCTGGGCAGAAGCCGGGTACCAACGCCACAGACGCCAAGGAGGCCGAGCAGGAGACGGACGTGAAGAAGCAGCGCTGCAAGTGCTGCACGGTGATGTGA